From Gemmatimonadales bacterium:
GCTGGGCTATCCGGTGCTGCTCGGCCAACCGCAGGCGGCGGGCCCTGCCGGCCGGATCCTCCTCGTAGAGCGCTGCGGCAAGAGCGGCGGACCCGCGCCGCGCCGAGAGCGCAAGGACCGTGATCAGGTGCTCGTAGGGGCCGAGCCGCAGACGGATCACGTCGCCGGGGCGAACCGCCTTGGCGGGCTTCGCCTTGGCCCC
This genomic window contains:
- a CDS encoding RNA-binding S4 domain-containing protein produces the protein MDEQEAVRVDKWLWAARFFKTRALAALALGGGRVEVNGAKAKPAKAVRPGDVIRLRLGPYEHLITVLALSARRGSAALAAALYEEDPAGRARRLRLAEQHRIAQQAFSHGQGKPSRKERRDISRLKGKA